Proteins found in one Miscanthus floridulus cultivar M001 chromosome 4, ASM1932011v1, whole genome shotgun sequence genomic segment:
- the LOC136551558 gene encoding grpE protein homolog 2, mitochondrial-like produces the protein MATARLLARVSRQCAGAVAASSAAGRHRGALAAASVEQFAGSCLSARVPHNHFRYSTSIFQKIGFSSVSPQQSDNEVNELKDQERALDGSSEDCSSGSIEGLDLSKDDLVKLVREKDELLKSKDDEIKDMKDKVLRSYAEMENIIARTKRESENSKKYAVQNFSKSLLDVADNLARASFVVKESFSKIDSSKDSAGAIPLLKTLLEGVDMTEKQLAEVFKKFGVEKFDPLNEKFDPNRHCAVFQIPDPSKSPGTVASVVKVGYMLHDRVLRPAEVGVTEGGADATEEAEQPEEKTARD, from the exons ATGGCGACCGCGCGCCTCCTCGCGCGAGTCTCCAGGCAATGCGCCGGCGCAGTGGCTGCGTCATCAGCCGCGGGGCGGCACCGGGGGGCCCTGGCGGCGGCGTCCGTGGAGCAGTTCGCCGGTTCCTGTTTGTCCGCCCGG GTTCCGCATAATCATTTCAGATACTCAACCAGCATTTTTCAAAAGATTGGTTTCTCTTCTGTTTCACCCCAACAAAGTGATAATGAGGTTAATGAACTGAAAGACCAGGAAAGGGCCTTAGATGGTTCAAGTGAAGACTGTTCATCCGGAA GTATTGAAGGCCTTGATCTGTCAAAAGATGATTTGGTGAAGCTAGTTCGTGAGAAGGATGAATTGTTGAAGTCcaaagatgatgaaatcaaagaTATGAAGGATAAGGTTTTGCGCAGCTATGCAGAAATGGAAAATATCATTGCTCGGACAAAACGTGAATCAGAAAACTCCAAAAAATATGCAGTACAG AACTTCTCTAAGAGCCTGCTAGATGTTGCTGACAATTTGGCTAGAGCATCATTTGTTGTCAAGGAAAGCTTCTCGAAAATTGATTCCTCAAAAGATTCTGCTGGAGCTATCCCACTACTGAAAACCCTGCTGGAGGGTGTGGACATGACTGAGAAGCAACTAGCAGAG GTCTTCAAGAAGTTTGGAGTTGAGAAGTTTGACCCGCTAAATGAGAAATTTGATCCTAACAGGCATTGTGCAGTTTTTCAAATTCCTGATCCTTCAAAATCACCAGGAACTGTTGCTTCTGTTGTAAAG GTGGGCTACATGTTACACGACCGTGTCCTCCGCCCTGCCGAAGTTGGTGTCACAGAGGGAGGTGCAGATGCAACTGAAGAGGCAGAGCAGCCGGAGGAGAAAACAGCGAGGGACTGA
- the LOC136551557 gene encoding uncharacterized protein produces the protein MDTVAPRLSRSSTRYGPISSSAASFSGPVRKWRKAWVPLTGAGTAGSGGGSSRGDNKVVLFRWTPVNGGSGGGGGADGGMEPAAAGASTSRRRYVPAAGEAQSTGKKGTSSELNLNLELEEPDDDTDADMSTDEPRGVEDNNAHPESRLKWKAF, from the exons ATGGACACGGTGGCTCCCCGTCTGAGCCGCTCCTCGACGCGATACGGGCCCATCAGCAGCAGCGCTGCCTCCTTCAGCGGGCCCGTCCGGAAGTGGCGCAAGGCCTGGGTGCCCCTCACCGGCGCCGGCACCGCCGGGTCCGGGGGAGGGAGCTCACGTGGTGACAACAAGGTGGTTCTGTTTAGGTGGACGCCTGTGAATGGCGGCtcaggaggagggggaggggccgaCGGGGGAATGGAGCCCGCTGCAGCGGGGGCCTCCACCTCCAGGCGGCGCTACGTCCCG GCTGCAGGCGAGGCACAAAGCACTGGCAAAAAGGGCACCAGCAGCGAGCTCAACTTGAACCTCGAGCTGGAAGAGCCAGATGACGACACTGATGCCGACATGAGCACGGACGAGCCACGCGGCGTAGAAGATAACAACGCCCATCCAGAAAGCCGGTTGAAGTGGAAAGCATTTTAG